One segment of Thermodesulfovibrio sp. 3907-1M DNA contains the following:
- the fabZ gene encoding 3-hydroxyacyl-ACP dehydratase FabZ: MIDIKEIMNILPHRYPFLLVDRVLELVPNEKVIGIKNVTMNEPFFQGHFPGNPVMPGVLIVEAMAQVAGVLAFKSGIEGTGVLFLSIEKVKFRKPIVPGDQIVFEVNVVHRRGGVWKFAGTARVNEKITTEAEFTAMVTK; encoded by the coding sequence ATGATTGACATTAAAGAAATTATGAACATTCTTCCACACAGATATCCATTTCTTCTTGTTGACAGGGTCCTGGAACTTGTCCCAAATGAAAAAGTTATTGGAATAAAAAATGTTACAATGAATGAGCCGTTTTTCCAGGGACACTTTCCAGGAAATCCTGTAATGCCTGGTGTTCTTATAGTTGAGGCAATGGCTCAGGTAGCAGGTGTTCTTGCCTTTAAATCAGGAATAGAAGGTACAGGAGTTCTCTTTTTGAGCATTGAAAAAGTCAAGTTCCGCAAGCCAATTGTTCCTGGAGACCAGATTGTCTTTGAAGTCAATGTGGTTCACAGGCGCGGAGGAGTATGGAAGTTTGCAGGTACTGCCAGAGTTAATGAAAAAATTACAACAGAAGCAGAGTTTACAGCAATGGTTACAAAGTGA
- the lpxA gene encoding acyl-ACP--UDP-N-acetylglucosamine O-acyltransferase: protein MSQIHKTAIVSSKAEIDVDVVIGPYCIIGDNVKIGKGTRLINHVQIEGITEIGENCTIFPFTTIGFPPQDIKYKGEKTGVKIGNNNIIREYVTIHKASVSGDGWTVIGDNNFIMAYVHIAHDCKIGNSVIMANLATLAGHVQVEDFAFIGGLVAVHQFTRIGAYAMIGGFSGVGQDVPPFTMASGPRAKLYGLNSVGLKRRGFSDETINILKKAYKILFRDKLQLKEAIEKVKNELPQIPEIKHLIEFIEANKRGICR, encoded by the coding sequence ATGAGCCAGATACACAAAACAGCTATTGTTAGCTCTAAAGCAGAAATAGACGTAGATGTGGTTATAGGTCCTTACTGTATAATTGGAGATAATGTCAAAATAGGAAAAGGCACACGCCTTATAAATCATGTTCAGATTGAAGGAATCACTGAGATAGGCGAGAACTGTACAATATTTCCGTTTACAACAATCGGTTTTCCGCCTCAGGACATAAAATACAAGGGAGAAAAAACTGGCGTTAAAATTGGTAATAACAATATCATCAGGGAGTATGTAACAATTCACAAAGCAAGTGTTTCAGGAGATGGATGGACAGTAATTGGAGATAATAACTTTATCATGGCTTATGTGCACATTGCCCATGACTGCAAAATCGGAAACTCAGTAATCATGGCAAATCTTGCAACACTGGCAGGTCATGTTCAGGTGGAAGATTTTGCATTCATTGGCGGTTTAGTGGCAGTGCATCAGTTTACAAGAATAGGTGCTTATGCCATGATAGGAGGATTTAGTGGAGTTGGACAGGATGTTCCTCCCTTTACAATGGCTTCTGGACCGAGAGCAAAACTTTATGGGTTGAATTCGGTAGGTCTTAAAAGAAGGGGATTCAGTGATGAAACCATCAATATCTTAAAAAAAGCTTATAAAATTTTATTCAGAGACAAACTTCAATTAAAAGAAGCGATTGAAAAGGTTAAAAACGAACTTCCTCAGATTCCTGAAATTAAACATCTAATAGAATTCATAGAAGCAAACAAAAGAGGAATATGCAGATAG
- the lpxI gene encoding UDP-2,3-diacylglucosamine diphosphatase LpxI (LpxI, functionally equivalent to LpxH, replaces it in LPS biosynthesis in a minority of bacteria.), which produces MQIGVIAGKGFLPIVAVMELQKKGYRVITVALQGLANTELSKYSDLFEWINIGKAGEIIDFLKKNNVKEVILTGKVPKKIIFEREKIKPDLRAIKMLFSAKLRGDNELLKIVEKELSKEGIKIVGLSEFCPELLTPQGVLTRRKPSKEEWKDIEYGFKMAKKIGELDVGQTVVVKERSVIAVEAIEGTDETILRAGEFVKDSVVIKVSKPQQDLKLDPPAAGMDTIITMEKAKARVLALEAGKTLIVQRDKVIEKADEFNITVVGVIQH; this is translated from the coding sequence ATGCAGATAGGAGTCATTGCTGGAAAAGGCTTTCTTCCCATTGTAGCAGTAATGGAACTCCAAAAAAAAGGTTACAGAGTTATTACAGTTGCTTTACAGGGACTTGCCAATACTGAATTGAGCAAATACAGCGATTTATTTGAATGGATAAACATAGGTAAGGCTGGAGAAATTATAGATTTTTTAAAAAAAAATAACGTTAAAGAAGTGATTTTAACAGGTAAAGTGCCTAAAAAAATTATTTTTGAGAGAGAAAAAATTAAGCCTGACCTCAGAGCAATAAAAATGCTTTTTTCAGCTAAGCTCAGAGGAGACAACGAACTTCTTAAAATAGTTGAAAAAGAACTTTCTAAAGAAGGAATAAAAATTGTGGGTTTATCAGAATTCTGTCCAGAATTACTCACTCCTCAAGGGGTTCTTACAAGAAGAAAACCTTCAAAGGAGGAATGGAAAGACATTGAATATGGTTTTAAAATGGCAAAAAAAATTGGCGAACTTGATGTAGGACAGACAGTGGTAGTAAAAGAAAGGTCAGTAATTGCAGTAGAAGCCATAGAAGGAACTGACGAGACAATTTTAAGAGCAGGAGAGTTTGTAAAAGACTCTGTTGTAATAAAAGTGAGTAAACCTCAACAGGACTTAAAACTTGACCCTCCTGCTGCTGGAATGGATACAATAATAACTATGGAAAAAGCTAAAGCCAGAGTTTTAGCCCTTGAAGCCGGAAAAACCTTGATAGTACAACGAGATAAAGTTATTGAAAAAGCCGATGAATTTAATATAACAGTGGTAGGTGTTATACAACATTGA
- a CDS encoding lipoate--protein ligase family protein, protein MKKRDNLRSFRMLIRFIEYEEHDPYFNMAVDEAISFFVRTGKVLPTFRLYGWNKKAVTIGEFQKIEEINRDFCIANQIPVVRRPTGGKGILHNDDVTYSFSCKKEGRFKGNLFQAYEILSHVFLKAFNLTGIFAEVKKEKRVINKSSLCFARSSFGEICFKNVKIIGSAQKRWIDGFLQQGTIPVTVDRELLKKVFLCNPEEAEHIFGIRELIEEFDRIIFQENLKKALQEEGFALVVEPLEKKELFLAQSLYDKQVLYNKIEMQQKQSC, encoded by the coding sequence TTGAAGAAGAGAGATAATCTCAGATCCTTTAGAATGCTCATTCGCTTTATTGAATATGAGGAGCATGATCCCTATTTTAACATGGCAGTTGATGAAGCAATCAGTTTTTTTGTCAGAACAGGCAAAGTTTTACCCACTTTCAGATTGTATGGATGGAATAAAAAAGCAGTAACCATAGGTGAGTTTCAGAAAATTGAGGAAATCAATAGAGATTTTTGTATTGCTAATCAGATACCCGTTGTAAGAAGACCAACAGGAGGGAAAGGAATTCTTCATAATGATGATGTTACATACAGTTTCTCCTGCAAAAAAGAAGGAAGATTTAAAGGAAATCTCTTTCAGGCTTATGAAATTTTGAGTCATGTGTTTTTAAAGGCTTTTAACTTAACTGGAATTTTTGCTGAAGTAAAAAAAGAAAAAAGGGTTATAAATAAAAGCTCTTTATGTTTTGCTCGTTCTTCCTTTGGAGAAATATGCTTTAAAAATGTAAAAATTATAGGCTCTGCTCAGAAAAGATGGATTGATGGATTTTTACAGCAGGGAACAATTCCTGTTACAGTGGATAGGGAGTTACTAAAAAAAGTTTTTTTGTGTAACCCTGAAGAAGCTGAACACATCTTTGGGATAAGAGAACTGATTGAAGAATTTGACAGAATAATTTTTCAGGAAAATCTTAAGAAAGCTCTTCAGGAGGAAGGCTTTGCTCTTGTTGTTGAACCTCTTGAGAAGAAGGAGCTTTTTCTGGCTCAGAGTCTTTATGATAAACAAGTTTTGTATAATAAGATAGAAATGCAGCAAAAACAATCATGCTAA
- a CDS encoding CooT family nickel-binding protein has product MCEANAYVIKDGQEEIYLESVDILRPEGNQIYLRNIFGEQKVFKGKIKEMSLLNHKIILEEER; this is encoded by the coding sequence ATGTGTGAAGCAAATGCATATGTTATCAAAGATGGACAAGAGGAGATTTACTTAGAGAGTGTTGATATATTAAGGCCTGAAGGCAATCAGATATATCTTCGGAACATATTTGGAGAGCAAAAAGTTTTTAAAGGCAAAATCAAGGAGATGTCCTTACTGAATCACAAGATTATTCTTGAAGAAGAGAGATAA
- a CDS encoding DUF3842 family protein — protein MIKIAVIDGQGGGIGSFIIKSLREAFGDKIEILALGTNAAATANMMKCKANKGASGENAILWNVKKVDVIIGPLSILVANAMMGELTPKMAEAVGSSPAIKILLPINQEGIEIIGVVKEPLPHLVEKLILHIKEEFNV, from the coding sequence ATGATTAAAATTGCTGTGATTGATGGACAGGGTGGGGGAATTGGAAGTTTTATTATTAAGTCTTTAAGGGAAGCCTTTGGAGATAAAATAGAAATTTTAGCACTTGGAACAAATGCTGCAGCTACAGCTAACATGATGAAGTGTAAAGCTAACAAAGGAGCTTCAGGTGAAAATGCCATTTTATGGAATGTTAAGAAAGTTGATGTTATAATAGGTCCCTTGAGTATTCTTGTGGCAAATGCAATGATGGGAGAGTTAACTCCAAAAATGGCAGAGGCAGTAGGAAGCAGCCCAGCAATAAAAATTTTATTACCAATTAATCAGGAAGGAATTGAAATTATAGGAGTTGTGAAAGAACCCCTTCCACATCTTGTGGAAAAATTAATCCTTCATATAAAGGAGGAGTTCAATGTGTGA
- the ppsA gene encoding phosphoenolpyruvate synthase, with amino-acid sequence MSLVLWFNQIGIKDIPIVGGKNASLGEMLRNLTPKGINIPDGFAVTAEAYKYFIKTNNLDEPLRKILSTIDKSNVEDLKNKGKKIRKLILQGKMPEDLKQAIIKAYKEMEEKYGKQTDVAVRSSATAEDLPDASFAGQQETYLNIRGAQNVVEAVQRCFASLFTDRAISYRIDKGFDHFSVYLSAAVQKMVRSDKASSGVMFTLDTETGFRDVVYITGSWGLGEYVVQGIVNPDEFYVFKPTLKEGYRPIISKKLGAKQQKLIYGNSTKPTKGVKTTLQERQQFVLNDDEILTLAKWAVAIEEHYGKPMDIEWAKDGDGKTAGTGKLFIVQARPETVHSLKRENFYEVYELKGDGAVLCKGLAVGSKIGQGKACIIKEPSEIHLFKPGQVLVTDMTDPDWEPIMKVAGAIVTNRGGRTCHAAIVSRELGIPCVVGAGNATEVIKNDEPITIDCSKGEEGKVLQGIIPYEVKRIDLTTLPNTKTKIMMNVGIPEQAFIQGQIPSDGVGLARIEFIISSHIGVHPLALIEYPELKQQAQNNPKIAKIVKEIEKRTPMYGNKPDFYVDKLAQGVAMIGAAFYPKDVIVRFSDFKTNEYAGLIGGELYEPVESNPMIGWRGASRYYDPKFESAFALECLAIKKVRDEMGLKNIKVMIPFCRTVEEGIRVIEVMKKYGLKQGENELEVYVMCEIPSNVILAEEFARIFDGFSIGSNDLTQLTLGLDRDSALVSHIYDERNEAVKRLVKQVIETAKKFGRKIGICGQAPSDFPEFAEFLVECGIDSISLIPDTVLKTKLLVAEKEKELKS; translated from the coding sequence ATGTCTTTAGTTTTATGGTTCAACCAGATAGGAATAAAGGATATTCCCATTGTAGGAGGCAAAAATGCATCCCTCGGTGAGATGTTGAGAAATCTTACACCAAAAGGCATTAATATTCCAGATGGATTTGCAGTGACTGCAGAAGCCTATAAATATTTTATAAAAACAAACAATCTTGACGAACCTCTAAGGAAAATTCTTTCCACCATTGACAAGTCAAATGTTGAAGACCTAAAAAATAAAGGTAAAAAAATAAGAAAACTTATTCTCCAGGGTAAAATGCCTGAAGATTTAAAGCAGGCAATTATTAAAGCCTATAAGGAAATGGAGGAAAAATACGGAAAACAAACAGATGTGGCTGTGCGTTCAAGCGCAACAGCTGAAGACCTTCCTGATGCCTCCTTTGCAGGACAGCAAGAGACATATTTAAACATTAGAGGTGCTCAAAATGTGGTAGAAGCAGTACAAAGATGTTTCGCATCTCTTTTTACAGACAGAGCAATTTCATACAGAATTGACAAGGGTTTTGATCATTTTTCAGTATACCTTTCAGCAGCTGTGCAGAAAATGGTTCGTTCCGATAAAGCCTCATCTGGAGTAATGTTTACACTTGATACAGAAACAGGATTCAGAGATGTAGTTTACATTACAGGCTCATGGGGATTGGGTGAGTATGTTGTTCAGGGAATAGTAAACCCTGATGAGTTTTATGTTTTTAAGCCCACATTAAAAGAAGGATACAGACCAATAATCTCAAAAAAACTTGGAGCAAAGCAGCAGAAACTAATATATGGAAATTCTACAAAGCCAACCAAAGGAGTAAAAACAACCTTACAGGAAAGACAACAGTTTGTTTTGAATGATGATGAAATTTTAACCCTTGCTAAATGGGCTGTAGCCATAGAAGAGCATTATGGAAAACCAATGGACATTGAATGGGCAAAAGATGGAGATGGAAAAACAGCAGGAACTGGAAAACTCTTCATTGTTCAGGCAAGACCAGAAACAGTTCACTCTTTAAAGAGAGAAAACTTTTACGAAGTTTATGAACTTAAAGGAGATGGAGCTGTGCTTTGCAAAGGACTTGCTGTAGGAAGCAAGATAGGTCAGGGTAAAGCCTGCATAATAAAAGAGCCTTCTGAGATTCATCTCTTTAAACCAGGTCAGGTTCTTGTTACAGACATGACAGATCCGGACTGGGAACCAATAATGAAGGTTGCTGGAGCAATTGTTACAAATCGTGGAGGAAGAACATGTCATGCTGCCATAGTATCCCGTGAGCTTGGTATTCCATGTGTTGTAGGTGCAGGAAATGCTACAGAAGTTATAAAGAATGATGAACCAATAACCATTGACTGTTCCAAGGGTGAAGAAGGAAAGGTTCTTCAGGGAATCATTCCCTATGAAGTAAAACGAATTGACCTTACGACTTTACCAAATACAAAAACAAAAATCATGATGAATGTCGGAATTCCTGAACAGGCTTTTATTCAGGGGCAGATTCCTTCTGATGGTGTGGGACTTGCAAGAATTGAATTTATAATAAGCTCTCACATTGGAGTTCATCCTCTGGCATTGATTGAATATCCAGAATTAAAACAGCAAGCCCAGAATAATCCAAAAATAGCAAAAATAGTTAAAGAAATAGAAAAAAGAACCCCAATGTATGGAAATAAACCTGATTTTTATGTGGACAAACTTGCGCAGGGAGTTGCAATGATTGGTGCAGCCTTTTATCCAAAGGATGTTATTGTGAGATTTTCAGATTTTAAGACAAACGAATATGCAGGTCTTATTGGTGGTGAGCTTTATGAACCAGTTGAATCAAATCCCATGATTGGATGGCGTGGAGCAAGTAGATACTATGATCCAAAGTTTGAATCAGCCTTTGCTCTTGAATGTCTCGCAATTAAAAAAGTCAGAGATGAGATGGGACTTAAGAATATCAAAGTTATGATTCCTTTCTGTAGAACTGTTGAGGAAGGTATCAGGGTAATTGAAGTAATGAAAAAATATGGACTCAAGCAGGGTGAAAATGAACTTGAAGTGTATGTCATGTGTGAGATCCCAAGCAATGTAATTTTAGCTGAAGAATTTGCCAGAATTTTTGATGGGTTCTCAATTGGTTCAAATGATTTAACGCAGCTTACTCTTGGACTTGACAGAGACAGCGCACTGGTGTCTCACATTTATGACGAAAGAAATGAGGCTGTAAAAAGGCTTGTAAAACAGGTAATTGAAACTGCTAAAAAATTTGGAAGAAAAATTGGAATATGCGGTCAAGCTCCCAGTGATTTTCCTGAGTTTGCAGAGTTTCTGGTGGAATGCGGAATAGACTCCATAAGTCTTATCCCGGATACGGTTCTTAAAACAAAACTTCTTGTTGCGGAGAAAGAAAAGGAGCTAAAAAGCTGA
- the rho gene encoding transcription termination factor Rho, translating into MSISELKQKKIPELMEMANSLNIENATSMKKQDLIFAILQSQIEKIGTVYGSGVLEILPEGFGFLRSPDYSYLPSPDDIYVSPSQIRKFSLRTGDLITGQIRPPKENERYFALLKVETINGKQIEEIITRPLFDNLTPYYPTEKINLEYDPADYSTRVMDLLTPVGKGQRGLIVAAPRTGKTMLLQSIAKAIRKNHPEIYLIILLIDERPEEVTDWRRQVTSAEIISSTFDEPAQRHCQVSEMVIERAKRLVEEGQDVVILLDSLTRLARAYNAITPASGKVLSGGLEATALQKPKRFFGTARNIEEGGSLTVIATALVETGSRMDDVIFEEFKGTGNMEVHLDRKLADKRIFPSIDIGASGTRKEELLVAPDVLNKVWILRKVLSTLSPIEAMEFLLSKLKGTKSNKEFLEMMNK; encoded by the coding sequence ATTTCTATTTCTGAGCTAAAGCAGAAAAAAATTCCTGAACTCATGGAGATGGCAAATTCATTGAACATTGAAAATGCCACCTCTATGAAAAAACAGGATCTGATCTTTGCAATACTTCAGAGCCAGATTGAAAAAATTGGAACTGTTTACGGTTCAGGTGTGCTTGAAATTCTTCCTGAAGGATTTGGTTTTTTAAGAAGCCCTGATTACAGTTATCTGCCGAGTCCTGATGATATTTATGTATCTCCATCGCAGATTAGAAAATTTAGTTTAAGAACAGGAGACCTCATTACAGGACAAATAAGACCTCCCAAAGAGAACGAAAGATATTTTGCCCTTCTTAAAGTTGAAACAATTAATGGTAAGCAGATTGAAGAAATCATTACCAGACCTCTTTTTGACAATTTAACTCCTTATTATCCCACTGAAAAAATCAATCTTGAATATGATCCAGCGGATTATTCTACAAGAGTTATGGATTTACTCACCCCTGTTGGAAAGGGTCAGCGAGGTTTAATTGTTGCTGCTCCAAGAACAGGTAAAACAATGCTACTTCAGTCAATTGCAAAGGCAATAAGAAAAAATCATCCGGAGATATATTTAATTATCTTGCTTATTGATGAAAGACCTGAAGAAGTTACTGACTGGCGGAGACAGGTTACCAGTGCAGAAATAATCAGCTCTACTTTTGATGAGCCTGCTCAGAGACACTGTCAGGTTTCAGAAATGGTTATAGAAAGGGCAAAAAGACTTGTAGAGGAAGGGCAGGACGTTGTAATATTACTTGACAGTTTGACAAGACTTGCAAGGGCATACAATGCTATTACACCTGCTTCTGGCAAGGTTCTCTCCGGTGGACTGGAAGCAACAGCACTGCAGAAACCTAAAAGATTCTTTGGAACAGCAAGAAATATTGAAGAAGGTGGCTCTTTAACAGTAATTGCAACTGCACTCGTTGAAACAGGAAGTAGAATGGATGATGTTATTTTTGAAGAGTTTAAAGGAACCGGTAACATGGAAGTTCATCTGGATAGAAAACTTGCTGATAAAAGAATTTTCCCAAGCATTGATATTGGTGCTTCTGGCACGAGAAAAGAAGAATTGCTTGTTGCTCCTGATGTTTTAAATAAAGTCTGGATTTTAAGAAAGGTATTAAGCACACTAAGTCCTATTGAAGCAATGGAGTTTTTACTCAGTAAACTTAAAGGAACAAAATCCAATAAAGAGTTTCTTGAGATGATGAACAAATGA
- a CDS encoding PaaI family thioesterase translates to MMKTENYCFVCGKQNPKGLKAVFSQGNGKSYTEIILEPEYQGYSGIIHGGIIAALLDEACVYAANSLGFNTVTAELKIRFKNPVAPEEKIVVEAKANHLKSKLIEAKAWVKDKQNKIVAEAEGKLIIKEKIE, encoded by the coding sequence ATGATGAAAACAGAGAACTACTGTTTTGTCTGTGGAAAGCAAAATCCGAAAGGCTTGAAAGCGGTTTTCAGTCAAGGTAATGGAAAGTCTTACACAGAAATTATTCTTGAGCCTGAGTATCAGGGTTACAGCGGAATAATTCATGGTGGTATTATTGCAGCTTTGCTTGATGAAGCCTGTGTCTATGCTGCAAATTCTCTTGGATTTAATACAGTCACAGCTGAGCTAAAAATAAGATTTAAAAATCCTGTAGCACCGGAAGAAAAAATAGTGGTGGAAGCAAAGGCAAATCACTTAAAATCAAAACTAATTGAAGCAAAAGCATGGGTAAAAGATAAACAAAATAAAATTGTAGCAGAAGCAGAAGGAAAATTAATAATAAAGGAAAAAATAGAGTGA